From Leptospira stimsonii, the proteins below share one genomic window:
- a CDS encoding helix-turn-helix transcriptional regulator, whose product MARSLDNSDTTSSEKVPDDFLTSFLGDKIRKRRLELGLSMEKVAQIAQVSRGMLGLIETGKTTPSIAILWKLSKALRTQVAEFLPDVSMHSPKIFRKEESKLLTLHKERLSARVLYRDSENHLEFLEVELSQGSFPLPIWFQKQKSQTVSLVNGEIGLVFGGKKNLLSPGDTAVFLAQELQEIFNPSSSKALLFWISSSVNL is encoded by the coding sequence ATGGCTCGCAGTTTAGATAATTCAGATACGACTTCTTCGGAAAAAGTTCCCGATGATTTTTTGACCAGTTTTCTCGGAGATAAGATTCGAAAGCGAAGGTTGGAGTTAGGTCTGTCTATGGAGAAAGTCGCCCAGATCGCACAAGTCAGTCGGGGAATGCTGGGGTTGATCGAGACGGGTAAGACAACCCCGAGCATCGCGATTCTTTGGAAATTGTCCAAGGCACTTCGAACCCAGGTTGCGGAATTTTTGCCCGACGTTTCGATGCACAGTCCTAAAATCTTTCGTAAAGAAGAATCCAAGCTTTTGACGCTTCATAAAGAACGGCTGAGCGCGCGCGTATTGTACAGAGATTCGGAAAATCACCTCGAGTTTTTGGAAGTAGAATTGTCTCAGGGAAGTTTTCCCCTGCCGATTTGGTTTCAAAAACAAAAATCGCAGACGGTTTCTTTGGTAAACGGGGAGATCGGACTCGTTTTCGGAGGAAAGAAGAATCTTCTCTCACCCGGAGATACCGCCGTCTTTCTCGCCCAAGAACTGCAGGAAATTTTCAATCCCTCATCCTCCAAAGCTCTTCTGTTTTGGATCAGTTCTTCCGTAAATCTATAA
- a CDS encoding rhodanese, whose translation MKRKLGIFGIVLALAGFLGTCKPSEKKDDTLLLAIAGIIANGVKVNTAAELAVESNDNYDNNEFGLVTATTINRWRSDWATQKPASITGNLIILQSNVGTAGQEFIKPTSGVYVYSWPNGGGTDINFRQKRNNGLFENVQTGLPDGARTDAFLKLYRIDLSKDLVVFAAGADSGAGTSASPKGGNYQTLGRGLYWLRYWGADSKHVAVLDGPINTQFSASDLTASGTESSPPNDGTYSVKNLRTVDNSVLVQPVENVIKIVRNPNSHGVTGLTSSVFIADARHNTTSTEREFVGTADGTNAAEVEAAKKALTEGHLKGAFFAPWLQVVDQTTGRFKSKAAIAALWSNPAGWGHAENGSVSGYQQGQTYLHYCRTNARSMVTGLSTFVILGRPTVFYENSFIEWNGLSANHPDPTKRTLPSGSPFATDTADLTVSTGGAGGGPTFNAANAANYKTVINPNATTSRQTPIDDWNYKIQ comes from the coding sequence ATGAAACGCAAACTTGGTATATTTGGAATTGTGCTGGCTCTTGCGGGGTTTCTGGGAACCTGCAAACCATCGGAAAAAAAAGACGATACACTTCTTCTCGCGATCGCCGGAATCATTGCCAACGGAGTTAAGGTCAATACTGCCGCAGAGCTCGCAGTGGAATCCAATGATAACTATGATAATAACGAATTCGGTCTCGTAACCGCCACGACGATCAACCGTTGGCGATCGGATTGGGCCACGCAGAAACCTGCATCGATCACGGGGAATCTAATCATTCTTCAATCCAATGTAGGCACTGCAGGTCAGGAGTTTATCAAACCGACCAGCGGAGTTTATGTTTATTCTTGGCCAAACGGCGGCGGTACCGATATCAACTTCAGACAAAAAAGGAACAACGGTCTCTTTGAAAACGTCCAAACAGGTCTTCCGGACGGAGCGAGAACCGATGCTTTTTTGAAACTGTATCGGATCGATCTTTCAAAAGATCTCGTGGTTTTCGCGGCGGGTGCGGATTCCGGTGCGGGTACTTCGGCGTCTCCAAAAGGCGGAAACTACCAAACTCTGGGTAGAGGTTTGTATTGGCTTAGATATTGGGGAGCGGATTCGAAACACGTCGCTGTCTTAGACGGGCCGATCAACACACAATTCTCAGCTTCGGACTTGACCGCTTCCGGTACGGAAAGTTCCCCTCCGAACGACGGAACGTATTCCGTAAAAAATCTGCGTACTGTGGACAACTCGGTGCTCGTTCAGCCGGTAGAGAACGTCATCAAGATCGTTAGAAATCCGAATTCTCACGGAGTGACCGGTCTGACTTCTTCCGTTTTTATTGCGGATGCTAGACACAACACTACTTCCACCGAACGCGAGTTTGTTGGAACCGCCGACGGAACAAACGCCGCCGAGGTGGAAGCGGCGAAAAAAGCGCTTACCGAAGGACATTTGAAAGGCGCGTTCTTCGCTCCTTGGTTACAAGTAGTTGATCAAACTACGGGCCGATTTAAATCGAAGGCGGCGATCGCGGCTCTTTGGTCCAATCCTGCCGGATGGGGGCACGCAGAAAACGGTTCCGTGAGCGGTTATCAGCAAGGGCAAACGTATCTTCATTATTGCAGAACGAATGCGAGATCGATGGTCACAGGACTTTCCACTTTCGTAATTCTGGGAAGACCCACTGTCTTCTACGAAAATTCCTTTATCGAATGGAACGGACTCTCCGCAAACCATCCCGATCCGACGAAAAGAACACTTCCTTCCGGATCTCCTTTTGCGACGGATACTGCGGATCTAACTGTGAGTACGGGAGGCGCCGGAGGCGGACCGACTTTCAACGCCGCGAACGCCGCAAATTACAAAACCGTCATCAATCCGAACGCGACTACTTCGCGTCAGACGCCCATTGATGATTGGAATTATAAGATTCAGTAG
- a CDS encoding sulfurtransferase, giving the protein MKNTKLILFSLLIFGFVWGCGNKSGNYDFIPAAFKIRLPLIIKINSAEEIANASADDYNQNNFGLITYSKLNSWVQDWPNRKPLGIYGKLFIFQVQTGTPSGQYVFPKTGSGVYVHLLTDADTTFGQTRNNGVIDTETMVPQGSQIDGFLKKYGIDLQNDLVVFSADTPTTANLQQALRGWYALRYWGAPAKSLAILNGAVSYHASQGNLFTTLFLSPLNSAGGKGVQSLLTDNTILQATLGDVIHILKNGNSNFLKVTPVPVKGVFFLDARSVAEYTGTASSTTGPSGKTCATPPCVTGIEGHIKGAVNIPFANLLEDTNITVQFKTKAQIQNLFSAAGFVSGQTIITYCRTNVRSTVTGFASVAILGIPTRYYDGSWVEWGSLATDNRAISDDMKWSNLPAVSPWKTNLSILTDNLTANPDTNVAKTSFTTAQAFSRSSNQLIDEDKSYLSNTSGSSGSGSGGSSGGGGGGGGNACGG; this is encoded by the coding sequence ATGAAAAATACAAAACTCATTCTTTTTTCATTATTAATCTTCGGTTTTGTCTGGGGTTGCGGGAACAAATCCGGCAATTACGATTTTATACCAGCCGCATTTAAGATTCGTCTTCCTTTGATCATTAAGATCAATTCAGCCGAAGAAATCGCAAACGCTTCGGCGGACGATTATAATCAGAATAATTTCGGTTTGATTACTTATTCGAAGCTCAACTCTTGGGTTCAAGATTGGCCGAATCGAAAACCGCTCGGGATTTACGGAAAACTATTTATCTTTCAGGTTCAAACGGGGACTCCGTCCGGACAGTACGTGTTTCCAAAAACGGGTAGCGGAGTGTATGTGCACTTGTTAACCGATGCGGATACGACGTTCGGACAAACTCGAAACAACGGGGTGATCGATACGGAAACGATGGTTCCACAAGGTTCACAAATCGACGGATTCTTAAAAAAATACGGCATCGATCTTCAGAACGATCTCGTTGTCTTTTCCGCCGACACTCCGACTACGGCGAATCTGCAACAGGCTTTAAGAGGATGGTATGCTCTTCGTTACTGGGGTGCTCCCGCAAAGAGTTTAGCAATTTTGAATGGAGCCGTTTCTTATCATGCTTCACAAGGGAATCTATTTACGACTCTTTTTCTTTCTCCTCTAAATTCCGCAGGAGGAAAGGGAGTTCAATCCCTGCTCACGGATAATACGATTCTTCAGGCGACCTTGGGTGATGTGATTCATATTTTAAAAAATGGGAATTCTAACTTTTTGAAGGTCACTCCCGTTCCAGTCAAAGGAGTTTTCTTTTTGGACGCGCGGTCCGTCGCGGAATATACGGGAACCGCATCCAGTACAACTGGTCCAAGCGGAAAAACCTGCGCGACCCCGCCTTGTGTTACCGGGATCGAAGGTCATATCAAAGGAGCCGTCAATATTCCATTTGCCAATCTATTAGAAGATACGAATATTACGGTTCAATTTAAGACAAAGGCACAGATTCAGAACTTGTTTTCTGCGGCGGGGTTCGTGTCAGGTCAGACGATTATCACCTACTGTAGAACTAACGTGCGTTCAACGGTAACCGGCTTTGCGTCCGTTGCCATCCTCGGAATTCCAACGCGCTATTACGACGGTTCTTGGGTCGAATGGGGATCGCTCGCGACGGACAATCGTGCGATCAGCGATGATATGAAATGGTCCAATCTCCCTGCGGTTTCTCCTTGGAAAACAAATCTGAGTATCCTTACGGACAATCTCACCGCCAATCCGGATACGAACGTTGCGAAAACGAGTTTTACTACCGCTCAAGCTTTTTCCAGAAGTTCCAATCAATTGATCGACGAGGATAAATCGTATTTGAGCAACACGAGTGGAAGTAGCGGTAGCGGCTCCGGAGGCAGTTCCGGTGGCGGGGGTGGAGGCGGCGGCAACGCTTGCGGCGGTTGA
- a CDS encoding multiheme c-type cytochrome: MRRLISILLKIQKEVGVIWLLFFCLGNCEKAFLESHWSTPIALQGKAPSLYGESEKSLDPEDCGTCHREQFEKWNESFHSKAGGSGLQWQLKRLGVEKAEDCFSCHSPLAETQAYFKESKFAISKPSEEITSYLSKGEEERGIICASCHVRKHVRYGPPPRSGIDPNGSSPHGGYMIRNEFETSEFCAHCHESPETGKRLNGKRLMETFTEWKKSEYAIKGIICQNCHMENRSHDWKGIHDPEMTKKAIGSSFEVKLEKDGIVVLASLKNTGAGHKFPTYSVPKLFLSVTWIRSGNVYRSLAEKTIGRVTDIDLETEFEDTRLAPGEEAVLTADIDRSEWKKGDKIRFQAIVEPDEFYARMFQDNYDQRKKYQISGPEELQLLDALRNVKNTRYVLFKREKTMDQLTFH, encoded by the coding sequence TTGCGGCGGTTGATTTCCATTCTTCTTAAAATTCAAAAGGAAGTCGGAGTGATCTGGCTTCTCTTTTTTTGTTTAGGGAATTGCGAAAAGGCGTTTTTAGAATCGCACTGGTCCACACCGATCGCCTTGCAAGGAAAGGCGCCTTCTCTTTATGGAGAGTCGGAAAAAAGTCTCGACCCGGAAGATTGCGGAACCTGCCACAGGGAACAATTTGAAAAATGGAACGAGAGTTTCCATTCGAAAGCGGGAGGATCGGGTCTTCAATGGCAGTTAAAACGTCTTGGAGTGGAAAAAGCAGAGGATTGTTTCTCTTGTCATTCTCCGTTAGCCGAAACTCAAGCGTATTTTAAAGAATCGAAATTCGCAATATCGAAACCTTCCGAAGAAATTACTTCCTATCTGAGTAAGGGAGAGGAGGAAAGGGGAATTATTTGCGCTTCCTGTCACGTGAGAAAACACGTTCGATACGGACCACCTCCTCGATCTGGTATCGATCCGAATGGATCTTCACCTCACGGTGGTTATATGATCCGAAATGAATTTGAAACGTCCGAATTTTGCGCGCACTGCCACGAGTCACCCGAGACGGGAAAACGACTCAATGGCAAACGTTTGATGGAGACGTTCACAGAATGGAAGAAAAGCGAATACGCAATCAAGGGAATCATATGCCAAAATTGTCATATGGAAAATCGGTCCCACGATTGGAAGGGGATACACGATCCTGAGATGACAAAAAAAGCGATCGGTTCTTCGTTCGAAGTCAAATTGGAAAAAGATGGAATCGTCGTTCTCGCTTCTTTAAAAAATACGGGCGCCGGTCATAAGTTTCCGACGTATTCCGTACCAAAATTGTTTCTTTCAGTGACCTGGATTCGGAGCGGAAACGTGTATCGTTCTCTTGCGGAAAAAACGATCGGGCGAGTGACGGATATCGATTTGGAAACGGAATTCGAAGATACAAGGCTCGCCCCGGGAGAAGAAGCCGTTTTAACAGCCGATATCGACCGGTCCGAGTGGAAGAAGGGAGACAAAATTCGATTTCAGGCGATCGTCGAACCTGACGAGTTTTATGCGAGAATGTTTCAGGATAACTACGATCAAAGAAAGAAATATCAGATTTCCGGTCCGGAAGAACTTCAACTTTTGGATGCTTTACGAAATGTAAAGAATACGCGTTATGTGCTCTTTAAACGCGAAAAAACTATGGATCAACTAACCTTCCATTAA
- a CDS encoding cation:proton antiporter, with translation MKKISVFYIFLIFSFVLCLAFILQSGKNLEVKKESFHSSQGAEVPKDKQIRTPIQNGIERPGLLDFESVAQIFSGHLKQPLSRLLLQLIVIMLVARFFGKVATLVGQPAVIGEILAGILLGPSLLGLLFPEGFLLLFPKDSLATLQILSQLGLLLFMFVIGMELDLKILKNQAESAIVISHSSIMFPFLLGAGLAYFIFIPLAPENVDFIAFCLFMGIGMSITAFPVLARIILEKGWTKTTLGSLAITAAAADDVTAWCVLAVVVTIVNAGSFSSGFLTILMSVTYMVVMWKAILPLMRRAGNLYTTKESMTKTISAFFFLFIFISAWITEAIGIHALFGAFLAGVVMPDKKELRSNLVDKIEDFSLTVLLPLFFAFTGLRTKFGLLSSSGLWPIFFVILFVAILGKLGGSAIASRLSGKNWKDSLSIGILMNTRGLMELIVLNIGYDLGVLSEEIFSMMVLMALTTTIMTGPALKIVDWFFSKEETLSRYRAGKGILISFAQHSRGLELLKIAYGLFPEKKKEREVTAVHLSPDSNISESHAEKYETSSFTPLKELSKDLDIHLQTIYKTSTNITKDIIRIVEDGNYKLLLIGAARSFFSDDILGGKIRTILNETNCNTGILFSSQLEDVKNIHVLFGAEKDLNLLQIARRLASNYNSKLSIVDLNGSVDRIPSKIKQSLKREKVKILQPGTSVSDWKQFDLILCDLDIWENHPEFRVNELPKGGGLLLIRSVDGFLMEG, from the coding sequence ATGAAAAAAATATCGGTATTTTATATTTTTCTAATTTTCTCTTTTGTATTATGCCTCGCCTTCATTCTCCAGTCCGGAAAAAATCTGGAAGTCAAAAAGGAGAGTTTTCATTCTTCACAGGGCGCGGAAGTTCCAAAGGACAAGCAAATAAGAACTCCGATTCAAAATGGAATAGAAAGACCTGGACTTCTCGACTTCGAATCCGTAGCTCAGATTTTTTCAGGACATCTCAAACAACCGCTTTCTCGATTACTTCTTCAACTGATCGTAATCATGCTCGTGGCGCGTTTTTTTGGGAAAGTCGCCACTCTCGTGGGACAACCCGCGGTGATCGGTGAAATTCTCGCCGGAATTCTATTAGGGCCTTCCCTGCTTGGATTGTTGTTTCCCGAAGGTTTCCTTCTCCTTTTTCCGAAAGATTCCTTGGCGACGCTTCAGATTCTCAGTCAATTGGGACTTCTCCTTTTTATGTTCGTGATCGGAATGGAACTCGATCTCAAAATTTTGAAGAATCAAGCCGAGTCCGCGATCGTAATTTCACACTCGAGCATCATGTTCCCCTTTCTCCTCGGCGCGGGACTCGCATATTTTATCTTTATTCCTTTGGCGCCCGAGAACGTGGATTTTATCGCGTTCTGTCTTTTTATGGGAATCGGAATGAGCATCACTGCGTTTCCGGTCCTCGCAAGAATCATTTTGGAAAAAGGATGGACCAAAACCACGTTAGGCAGTCTTGCCATCACTGCGGCCGCGGCCGATGACGTAACCGCATGGTGCGTGCTCGCGGTCGTGGTGACGATCGTCAATGCGGGATCTTTTTCTTCCGGCTTTCTTACCATTCTTATGTCGGTCACGTATATGGTCGTGATGTGGAAGGCGATTCTTCCGCTTATGCGAAGGGCTGGAAATCTATACACTACGAAAGAATCGATGACCAAAACGATCTCCGCTTTCTTTTTTCTTTTTATCTTTATTTCCGCATGGATCACTGAGGCGATCGGCATACACGCGTTATTCGGAGCTTTTCTTGCTGGTGTCGTCATGCCCGACAAAAAGGAGCTTCGTAGCAATCTTGTGGACAAAATCGAAGATTTCAGTCTCACGGTTCTACTCCCACTCTTCTTCGCGTTTACGGGGCTCAGGACAAAATTCGGTCTCCTTTCGAGTTCCGGCCTTTGGCCGATTTTCTTTGTGATTCTTTTTGTCGCGATCTTAGGAAAGTTAGGCGGAAGTGCGATCGCATCCAGATTATCCGGTAAGAATTGGAAGGATTCCCTATCAATCGGAATTTTGATGAATACAAGAGGATTGATGGAGCTGATCGTCCTCAACATCGGTTACGACCTTGGGGTTTTATCGGAAGAGATTTTTTCCATGATGGTTCTGATGGCATTGACGACGACGATTATGACCGGGCCCGCTCTTAAGATCGTAGATTGGTTTTTTTCCAAGGAGGAAACGTTATCGCGATACAGAGCGGGTAAGGGAATTCTAATATCCTTCGCGCAACATTCCAGAGGTCTGGAACTATTAAAGATCGCTTATGGACTTTTTCCCGAAAAGAAAAAGGAGAGAGAAGTCACCGCCGTCCATCTTTCTCCCGATTCGAACATTTCCGAATCGCACGCGGAAAAATATGAGACTTCCAGTTTCACTCCTTTGAAAGAACTTTCTAAGGATTTGGACATTCATCTCCAAACGATCTACAAAACATCGACGAATATTACGAAAGACATCATCCGAATCGTAGAAGACGGAAACTACAAACTTCTTCTCATCGGTGCCGCTCGCTCTTTTTTCTCGGACGATATTCTCGGCGGAAAAATCAGAACCATTCTCAACGAAACGAATTGTAATACCGGAATTTTATTCTCATCCCAATTGGAAGACGTGAAGAATATCCATGTTCTTTTCGGCGCCGAAAAAGATCTGAATCTTTTACAAATTGCAAGAAGACTTGCCTCGAATTACAACTCCAAACTTTCGATCGTTGACTTGAACGGGTCCGTGGATAGGATTCCCTCGAAGATCAAACAAAGTCTCAAACGGGAGAAGGTAAAAATTCTTCAGCCGGGAACGAGCGTTTCCGACTGGAAACAATTTGATCTCATTCTCTGCGATTTGGACATTTGGGAAAATCATCCCGAGTTTCGAGTGAACGAACTTCCGAAAGGAGGCGGTCTTCTTTTGATTCGATCGGTGGACGGATTTTTAATGGAAGGTTAG